The sequence below is a genomic window from Cicer arietinum cultivar CDC Frontier isolate Library 1 chromosome 6, Cicar.CDCFrontier_v2.0, whole genome shotgun sequence.
AATGGGAAACATCaataaagtttttttcttttttattttcatcctataatttatagttttttgcttttgatttatgtaattatgttttaattttcaaaGTAAACACTCACTATAGTCTTTTAAAGTGACGCGTGGtatcaaaataatctttaaaaagaaataaaaatattttaaaattttgaattaatatttttaagtctttaaataaatataacatgagATTTGACATTTATTTAGACCAATTTGATATATATGTTGGCAAAGATCAAAATGATAGTTAATTAAAATGTATCATCTTTCCCATGTCTTCCAAAAAtgtaaaaaccttaattgttATCTTTCCAAAGTGACATATCTCTtctcctttctttttttttttcctctattACAAATAATcaccattatttttaaaagaagaagaaCATCCCCTTCATGCCTTTCTTCTCAAAGATATGTGCCCTATTTCAACAAACGGAGAAATTGTCCTACCAAAGTTAACAAACAATACAAGCTTAACAAAATTAAGTCTTTCTCTAAAATCTATAGGAAGAAAAGGTGATAATGAGATATAATTAATGacttttttttcatatttattttatcctgGTTAACTTgaacatatcaaaataaaaacactaataataaaactttaaaacaattattCCATTTGGTCCCATTCCATCACAAGggaaaagaagaaaagagaataaaatgaGATAGAGAGAGTAATGATGACAATGGTTACTAATGTTAAAAATGAGGTTATATTAGGGAGTTGGGTTACAAGGTAGAGTTGGGGGAAGTTATAAGGACAATGGTCCAAGCTAGTTCTTAGAAGAAGGGAGAGACTCATGATTGTTGTCGTTGTTGATGAGGTTGAGAATGTTTTTGAAGGAGGGAGGATGACTCTTTGGTTGAGTCTTGAAGGGAGAGAGTTACGAAAACCACCATAAAGATTATGTGTCATAATTAAATGTTATTCTAGCCCTTGTCAATATGAATATCAACTTGGACCAACTAAATGTCATCTTTCATGTTGCATAAGTGTGACTACGTACTAATCAAAACAAACAGAAAATAGAGAGACAGTTGGAGGTAGCAACTTaaataatttaagtattttaaaatgtttttgtttttgttaaggTATTGTGACACCACGTGTCATTAAAGGATTAAAATTAGTATTTactctatattttaatttttatctatgTCACATCATAGAATGATGATGTAATACTTATGATTTACAACTGTGTCATGCATTAAAATATGAGATTGTATGATAAGTCAGCATGTCACGAAAATGATATTAAAAGTTAACAATTGTAATTTTATGAACAAGAAACATAAATaatccaaaaataattaaaaaaataaattgatacaAATGGATGGTAGGAGAAACAATATTATCATGAAGAAtaaattctataatttttttgtgtattatttattttttattgtaattacaACTTGAAATCTATTTGtaatttttagattaaaaaaaatgcaagcGCAGTCATTTAATCGTTAGATAAAAAATCAGtgattaatgaaaaattatggTTTTGgaactttaattaatttttaaatttttattatagtcttttattttatttttgtttgttttgtttcttttaaatttcaaatatttatactCCGTTGTCTTTTCCATCAATTTTATATGTGtctatcaaatttattttaggtGTCATGTTTAGGGTGATTTTGTGAATGAGTCAGCATCATTGTCTTTTATGGTTGGAAAAGATTAAAGGTAGAAAGCTAAGAATCAATTGTGTTACTTTGTAATAAGATAATAATGGTTATAATAACTATTAGCGTGGAAGAGGGAATTTGGTGCTCTTTCACTTTAATTTGGCTTGCGGAACAAAATAAAGTGTGCAACCTAATATCTATACTACAacagttttaaaatatcaaacaaaaaagtaaatatatacTAACGGAAGCTAAACAATTTTCTTGATTGCCAAATCAACCTAAATATATCTAGCACAAACTTTATAGACACAagcaacaaattaaaaaaaaaaaaaaaaaaaacaaggcaAAACTATGTGTATATGGGTAGCCTTAGCAACTCCTCTTTTAAATAAGTTGGtactttttttagttaattatcttataaaatatatttaattatcttaaataaatttattttcaaaaataagtagaaatatgaaaataaaaattcatcacttgattaatagatatatttgttgaggtaaaaactttttcgatatatgttttaatgacaacaaactttatgaaataaataattaagttttataaatgatgatttatttatgattgcacttgagttttatttaagatatatgaattgcataagtgaacaagtaAGAAATCATTAACATCGTCAAAATGCATAAATATCTattcaataatgaaataatttcaaaaagaatatattatatatcaactattcaagagaatgattataCATCTTCAAAATAGCATCTTCATGAAGAAAGTAATCAAATACAATCATACAACAATCATCTATCACaccatatatattataaatcaaagcAAATCATGTcttaactaaattaaaaattgatgacaagatcattctagtttatcaaAAGATCATTCTGCTTTATTTAAAGACCATTATGGTTTATTaaaagatcattctggtttatcaaaAATATCATTCTGGTTTACCGAGATCATTATGGATTATCAAAAAatcattttggtttattaaaagatcattctggtttatcaaTATCATGCTGGTTTATCAATATCATTTTAGTTTACCAAATGATCATTCGGGTTTATCAAAagattattttagtttattaaaatatcattccGATTTAtatcaagatcattctagtttatcaggatcattctgatttttttaaGGTCATTCTGGTTAGTTCGTTTTAAGAACATGAGTAAAATGAATCATTTCATATAGTCCAGATCTTAAGATAAAACGAATATTAAGACTACTAAAAACAATACTCAAGCTCAAAAGTCTAGCTAAAGGCCCAAAGAATCAAACAACATCAAGATCAATAACTAGATCAATCTCCAGATTGATGAGCTATGAGCAAGGACAACAAGGTGCATTGTTGTTACACTTTTTGCAGAAAAGCTCGCCATGTTTTTTAGACAAATGACTGACATTTCATAGCCATTCAATCACTCGTTCACGTTTCCCATACAAACACATAGTCATTCAATCACTCGTTCACGTTTTCCATTCAatcaatctccaaattgatgagttgtgagtaAGGACACAAGTACATTCTACTTACATTATTATGTAGAAAGCTCTGCATAATTCTGATATGAAATAGTACTAACTGAAATTTCACAGTCCATTCACTAATTGATTCATGTTTTCCATCATACTCaaaagcaagaacattcttcgtttgtCAACAATGTTCTGGAGAACAAGATAAACAcgtgtttaattgctttaaaatatatatggcACTTGGAAAGTGTGTCCAACAActatattcaatttaaactaaatattcaaagctttttatcatttataaattgaagatcataTGGAAGATGAGGGCAAGAGTTCAAGTAAGaacaagtcaaaaactcttcaagcaaactccagctctcttcactatatttgTGGAAAATCATTTATTGAGTTggtctttatttatctcaaacaaatgttgagaaattttaagatcccaaacatttttatcatacacatcatttgtacctcaaatatatctatttatgttagattgagtgtgtttgtaaaaatcttttCAAGGTTGAAATGTGACAGTAAAAATCTTTTCTATGTTGAAATGTGAATATTGTAATTGATCATGATGTTATCAAAAGAAAAGGtgtgaaggagaacattctggttCTGAAAACATAGTGAAAATCTCAAAGTTTTGAGAATTGGactagcccgagttgggtgaaccaatatatTTTGTGTGTGATCTTTTTATccattatctttaattatttgcacacAAATCACACATCACTGTAAactaatatgttttatttacttctaaTATATCTAGAACATTCTGAAAATTCTATTTCAACTATCTAACATATTTATGACATTCTAGACATTCTATTTCAACTAAAattaatcttgagttaatttaaattaaacacacaaatcaaaattttaaaaaggttacaattcaaactctctTTTTTGTGATTGACATTTCTACTTCAATATTCATCttatgtttttataaaattttaaaagattagaTTACTTAAGAtgttgaaatattaaaataaattaaaaactaaagctataatatatatatatatatatatatatatatatattataacaattaaaaatacttttttagaggaacaattaaaaataaatttaatttaatttaatttaaatgggTACACACTAAACAAAATCAGAGAAATCAAaagtatttttgttttactttaaaatccaaaaaaacaaaaccaatCTCTCGTTATGGTCGCAAAAACCACAAGTTGTGTCACTCCTACGTTCTCACTGAAATCATCGTTCATCAACCCGACAAAACGTAACTAAGTTAACCAAAATCAACGGATCATTCAAAACAACAAAAACTCCATTGCCGCGTTATTTTTGTCTAACAAACTATATCAAATTTGACTGCCGAAACTGCTCTCGGAGTATTCTAAATTTTCCTTTTCCATCCTTTTTTTACATCTAATCACTCAGACAATTTGTTATCCAGTTTATTTAGATTCGATGTAATTAACCATTTTGTATTGTTTCTTGGTTCaatagtgtatatatatatatatatatNNNNNNNNNNNNNNNNNNNNNNNNNNNNNNNNNNNNNNNNNNNNNNNNNNNNNNNNNNNNNNNNNNNNNNNNNNNNNNNNNNNNNNNNNNNNNNNNNNNNNNNNNNNNNNNNNNNNNNNNNNNNNNNNNNNNNNNNNNNNNNNNNNNNNtatatatatattgttgtttttgaatttcgaaaaaccttttaaaaacaatttatgccaccgaaaatattactgagTTGAGTCGCGAACTatgtcgctctctttaagatgtttcgatgcactgcccaaattgtgcaagacagactatcaatcatgaagtccccaggataaaacagtcCAGATACTTTGTATTGGAGTTCTattgcactgtagaaaaccgttctataATTACACTCTCAATATGGCAGTCGTACGACACTccaagaaagagaaagagaaaaagaaaaaaaccctcgaaagaaagagaaaacagtgagaagggggagaagtgagaaaaacCTCAGATACAGAGAGCTTTTGGTGTAATTTTCCAACTGAGaagaaccctctatttatagaggaaatccgCAACTGAATATGAGAAAATTAGGGATCCATcagaacgtgcgctccaagaAATGGCCTCAGAAAACGTGCGCTTCAAAACCCAAAATGTGCGCtccaaaattagggttttgactttGAATTTTGATCGGGCAACAAAAGAAACGTGAGACCAAatattagggttttgaccgggCAAAAACAGACGCACGAATTCAGGGAAGAAGACTGAATCAAATATGACTCAGTGGAGGGCAGTTACGTAAAcgttgaagtagcaatgtcgatttacaagaaagggggatttgaattgtaaatgcaccttttaaaaattcctgttaaaacttgagaaaataactcaagattgatcttgattatgaaaacagaaaacggagaacgttcttggttttagtagtaaaaaggagaacgttcttggttttagtagtaaaacggagaacgttctttgattagttgaaaacagaaaatcagtttatgttttatcttagttaattaattcagtatgataaatagagagatgagatagagaataccacacaaagattttatcctggttcacccaacgtgggttacgtcaagtcatcacactgtgagattttctactaagtgtttaaaacaaagagctttcttgatcttacaacacctagtccagatcaaccttgatctattttaAACTCTATtgctttccacccagaaagcaatatcagcacctatctaaccttgataggaagtaatgttaaaacaaactataaagaaactcttaaaTAAGACATATGTATTGATGTAGgttttgaattaataaaaaaaattattaaataattgaaaaaatatagagaTCCTAGATATACAAATACTATTTGATTTGATATGGGCTTATACAAAACACTATTAtttgagttaaaaaattaacaataaaataaagatcaaatgtatttttgttaaaaaaattcaaatccaCGGAaccaaatattttgataaatttattgattacaatatatatacattatacAAATATTAACTTTATCTATGAACTTTTTAAGTTCATTTTGTATATTGTAAATCAAGCAACTATTCACttattaatagaaatatttaaatagtattacacagtaaaaaaaaattatgttgaatatcataaacaaattctcaattaataattgaaactaCTTTTGAGacattttgaaatttatctataataagattaaacccgaaacacatacaatctaataatatcagtatttatcaattaaacaaATGTGGTTGAAagaatttggatttttttttttcaattatatcatcttttaaaaaaatttaatatattctactttgattttaatatattaaaatgctataatttttttatatgacaatcatataataaaaaattatttcttttatatcatACTAGATATGTGaccatataatgaaaatttatcTCATTTATATCATAATAGAGTTGTAATCATCTATTAATTTGATAATCTAAAGCTATAGATAGTTTCATCCTAGCAAccataaaagaggaaaaaatttaATGCAATATATAGTTGGAACATGCAATACGACATCGGATactttgataaattaatttgaaagtatgatattttggaaatttatttaaaaagatggtgtaattaaaaataattccaAATAGGTTTCTTGTTTATGCTCATTTCCATCTTCTCTTACCATTCCATCTACCTTTTCACCCAAAACTCCAAAACCATTCTCACTTTGCCATCACCCAAGACCATCCACCTTCCGGCAGCGTTTTCCGGCAACTCGGCACCGTCCTTCCTCCTTTCTCAATCGTTTACTTCTGGTTCGTTTCTATTCGTCCTTACCATGTTTTTCCTCTTATTTATTCTTCTTTTCTGTTGTTTCAATGGTTGTTTTGattcttattttgaacattttagttttgttttgattatttttttggtgtgttgtttcattgaattattgttcttgtattatgttgatttttttttcaaacatcgTGCCTGTTTTCTGAAGGAGGGTGATGGgtttgttttcaaaaattgtgacttcattttttctcttatttgagattgattttcaTGTGGTTTTTGCACTGTAGCCTTGAAATCGTGACTtgcaaatgattttttaaataatcttgatTATAATGAATACATTATTAATGTTTTTGCAAGAAAACATGTAATGatagagtttttatttttatagttcgTCCAGGGCACCAAATATCTTAGGACCGGCCCAGCATCCACTCTCAGATGGGTACAGTGAAGGGTGTGATATTGGATGAATCAGCACTCTTGGTTGAAggaaatgatgatgataaaaATGTATCTTTGCTACAGCCAGGAGTCGAATCTCTCATACGAACCCTCTTTCTGTCTGGAATTCGTATTGGAATTGCTTATAGTGTCGATCTCACGGATGATAAGGTCAGTATTCTGAAAAGAATAGCTAGTTTATACTCACTTCATTGTTTTATCTTAAATGATCCTGTAAATGAAGTTGTTATGCCTGAATGGTGTAATGTTGAAACTGGAAGTGTTATTTATTTGGTTTCTAGCAAGAAGGAGTTGTGTTTATCGAAATTAAGAAGCTATAATTGGTTGATTGTTGTTAGGAATGTTGTTGGTTGTGAAAGTTCATGTGAATTTGACACTTCAAATGTGGTTTGGATTGAAAATTTAGAGGAGTTTCCATTGACAATTTGTCGGTTGAATAAGAGGTTTAGTGGAAACAATGTTTTGACTGTTGGTTATGTAATGAAGCCTTCTCGTGTTGAAGATTTTGCGAAGAGGGGTGTGTTTCCTTTGTGTCCTACACAAAATGGGTTGATGTTTGTGCCTCTTGTGTCAAAACTTCCTTTGTCATCTCAATTAAAGGATGTTGACATTGTCCTTCATAAAGCTACTGATGAAATATTATCAATTGAAGAGGACAAACTTACTTTTACCCAAAACATGCAAGAACTGCAAAGATATTTGGATCAGCATCAGGATTTATGTGTGGTTGATCCATTGAATAACATTTATCCGTTATTGGATCGACTAGAAATTCAACA
It includes:
- the LOC101506762 gene encoding inositol 1,3,4-trisphosphate 5/6-kinase 4 isoform X1 gives rise to the protein MGTVKGVILDESALLVEGNDDDKNVSLLQPGVESLIRTLFLSGIRIGIAYSVDLTDDKVSILKRIASLYSLHCFILNDPVNEVVMPEWCNVETGSVIYLVSSKKELCLSKLRSYNWLIVVRNVVGCESSCEFDTSNVVWIENLEEFPLTICRLNKRFSGNNVLTVGYVMKPSRVEDFAKRGVFPLCPTQNGLMFVPLVSKLPLSSQLKDVDIVLHKATDEILSIEEDKLTFTQNMQELQRYLDQHQDLCVVDPLNNIYPLLDRLEIQQVLLGLLELNSEGRYLIRGAHFLKVDNFIEFNFATGLADAGLSLPCIVKPKVACGVSDAHKMAIVFRVDDFKNLSVPLPAVIQEYVDHSSTLYKFYVLGEKVFYAVKKSIPNADILTKFSNGDDLKPLLFDSLKSLPTTESIIVDSGVGNNGTTSNVPIDLKLVTDAANWLRRRLHLTVFGFDVVIQEGTHDHVIVDVNYLPSFKEVPDEIAIPAFWEAIRNKFDSKLSK